A region of the Dysidea avara chromosome 9, odDysAvar1.4, whole genome shotgun sequence genome:
GATAGTTAGTCTGTGAATCATTATAATGATCCTCACTAATCCCAAGTAAAGTTGTTTAGTTTATAGAGGCAACATACAGCAGTGGATAGCAGCACTTATATGCCAACTCTGCCACCACTATCAGTGCATATGCATCTGGGTAACCGAGTTATCTGTACACCATATAAGCACTTCCAAGATCAATGATGTCATCACAAACAGTTCTTGTACAAAACaactatacagtgaaaccttattAATGGGGCCAACAGGATACTGAACAACTCTATATCCATACAATATAACCAACTTTCAAAAAGAAGATGGCATGCAGCGAGCCAAAAAACAATAGTTTAGTAGATTAGCTAACATACACACCGGCCACTATAATTATTTGATTTGAAAGAATGCaggcatatttgacgcagggAAATCATTATCACACAGGGATCTTACATTACATTATGAGATTGCCCAGACATTGCAATCAATGACACAGCTGATCACTGATATGATGCTGTAGTATGTTACATTGCTTAGGTgtaatgagtaatatgtaatgaatggttatcatttttgtacatgACCATTATAAAATTCATAGggtgtgattttttttaaaaatttcacaaCCACACAGTCAATAAAAAAATTCAGAAAATCGGACACAAAGCTAGTTTATTATTAGTGTGAGAGATATTTATGCACTATAAATACATAGTATTTGTTATCAACATACTAGCACATTTTAGCAGTCAGTATTGTACAGGTCATGATGTTGGTAGTTTAAGTTTATTACATTAtataccttcagtgctggtcactgtaaagtgctaataataataataccactttgacacctcagatcaaaggaaaccacagggctATATTgcacatattgccctgaccacagggcaatatctagatatcgccctgtggttagggcgatatcattatagccctgaccacacctgcctttgatgctgaggcagttacaaagcatcagttccctttgattatttatatggagctgcttaaagttttgcattgtgggtttgagtttaacaCGTTGGTTTAGTTATGGGCATGTTGTggagcaaaaagaattgagtgagtcattGCATAGTtctaatcatttttgcaatgtggggattgtctTTCTACAttgtacatttcaactgcatgaattcatccacaaagtggttattttaaaatggtatcactacaaccaatGAAACACACAATCATTATTTCTTTTTGTGCCAACAATTTATACGCACAATCGATGCTTGCAAAcatctgtataaaagtaatgtggtgaatgcaggtttgtatctattaggtgagtgcttataccatggccactcgggatttgactgatatatatgcccaggCTCGGGCTTgagcatatatatcaggcaaatccctcatggccatggtataactattaaataacaATGATCCTCACTAAGGAACTGGCGATGTCTACTGATGATCGGTGTAGTGAGTATAAATTTCTTCTACCCTGGTGTATCTAGTAATTCCTGTCAGGATATCTACAATAAGAATCTTGACAGTCATGACAGGTTTGGATATTACTGGATCCTTAAAGGTCCCAGGAAAGTCTTCTGTGAGATGAATTATACTGGATCATCTTGCGAGGATGTACAACAACAATCCTGAAACTGGTGACAAGTCAGAATACTATCGCATTAATGGCAACCAGTGCAGTGGACATATATATTGTAACATGACAGAGACTGCTGCTACTACCTTTATTCCCACATGCATGTGCTGGTGTGGATGGAGAAGAATTGCTCATATCAACATTAGCACAGGAGACGATTGTCCCAGTGAATGGTGTAAAACTTACTCTAATGTTAGTTTCTGTCATGTGCTCTGTGGTATTTGCTCTTCTACTAACTTCCATACTAACAGAGTAAGTTACCAGAGGGTGTGCGGTAGAGCAAGAGGATATCAGAAAGGACAAACCTTTGCCTTTTATACATATCACTATGACAGTCAGACGACAGTTGATGACCATTATGCTGATGGACTATTAATAACATGTGGCAATCACGTCTGGACTTTTGTTGTAGGTATGCACATTTGATGATAATGTACTGTTGGTGAAGGGGTAGCCCCACCTCCTTTGTGGGTACTaactattactgtgaatcagggGGTATCAACGCTGTCAGCTTATTTCTTTAACCCATTGTGGAGCAGATCTGATTGCTACCGTAGTAGTAACTGTTGCACCAACCCTACCTTGCCATGGTTCTACTGAGAGTTGAGTCAGAGCACTACAagtgatatagaagctagaatATACACTTGACATCGATTTTCTGCTGGATCTCCTTTGATTGATCGACTGGAGCTCTACATTCAGTAGTTTTATTTATTAGTGTATAATCAGTAACATGTCATTTCTGTACTTACCATGCACTTGTATGCTTTCTTACAATCATATAACCCTAGCTTGTAGTTGAAACCTGTAGTTGTATGGACCATGTAGAATTGTTTTGATGTACACATGCTCAGAGGCTGATACAACATGGACTAGTCCCTAttgttgatcatgtgatcacctgAGTTTGATGTACGTACATGCTACAAACATTTGAGTACAGCTATAATATGATTACATGAACTATACACAGTTACTACACTATATCCTTATGTAGCTTAGTATTGCATGTGGGAAAGAAAAGTATTACAAAATATGTGACCAATTGTTAATTTCTACAAATTTGGGATATGGTACACACCACTAATTTGTGCTCTCCAATAGTGAAATCTTATAATCAACTCCTTGCATAACaggtaaaataattatgtgaaaaTTATATTCTTGACTGTGAAACTGCATTTTCATGGTGGACCATCAGACCTATGCACTCACAGCATTAAACAGAATAGTCCGTAGTTCCAATAAAGTAGTTAGCCGGTAACTTATTTaacatgactgttatattagagtatattacaattAAATTGATAAAAACTCATTTGCAACGATACCTTGTACTTTCAAGCTAACAATTAAAGTTATTATTATCCATTCAAAAAGTTCATTGGCAAACATTCAAAGGCTAAGCATAATAGCTAGCTGCAGAGTTTTTATTAAGCActgtatattatataataaAATATAGGATCGGATCTCTGGGGGCAAGGTGCATGTATGTACCTGGTCTGGGTTTCAGAGGGCACAGCCAATCAGATTATGCATTGTTAAAAATCACACTAGAATTAATGTTGTAGTTGCAAAATGGAAGCATTTTAACCTGAAAATCTGCATGAAGCTTAAAGTGAAGCTATAAAGCTTACCGCCATAAGTACATTGGAATAGTTTTCAAAGCACCAACAAAAGTTATGTGTTTAATTGATCAGTGTACGAGAAAGTACAGAATTTAAACGAAGATGTTCTGGTACAATAGTTGACTACTCTATTTCAATTTCAACAGCTTTTTAGTTTAACCACTAATCCTACAAATATAAGTTTGATTTCAGTGTATAGTGTATAGTGCTTACTACTCAGCTATTTAGTGTATTCATCTTTCAGTGTTAcacatgtgtatacatatgtTTAAACACACTTGGTAGCTAGCTGTTACATACAGTGAATCATGATCATTCAGCGGTATAATTCTGATAGTTCAATAACAAGTGCCTGCATGTACACTGACAACACATGAACACAACTTTGATCATGCTAGATAGATTCCAGAATTTATGAAGTGCATATCATACATTAATCTGGCAGCAATAGCTATTTTTGTAAGGAAGTGACAGCATATTATTCTATTGTGCATGTGACGTACTGTAGCTATAACCACTTtcacatataattataatagtaaCAGCTCTCAAAAGTTCGATGGGTCTTTTATTGCATGCGCATGCACATTATATCACCCTCATTACTTCATGCATATGCCAATAAATTATACTATTATGCACACCACAATTTCTCCAGAACTATAActtcatatatgtgactggatctgcaaaaagggtcttccacacacatccaacttACCAACTTTGACTACTCATAACTTTACATCAAAATAGGCTATAGACTCTAAATTTGGCTAGTAgagagcaccaacatagctaaGTGGATGAAGAAATATTCATGTATATTATACACTGAATGATACTCTTCCAAGTtcaagaattggatgtgtgtggaagaccccttttcgctaatctggtcacatatacacaataaGAATAATtgattagttaaattaattcaAATCTTACTCTATACATCAAATGACATTCTGCTGCATGAGGCAACTTGTCAATCACAGAATGCAGAGTGTAATCTAGCTGAGGTTACAACACAACATTTAGAGTACAGGATACACCTGCTGCTCTTCTGGCCGCTTCATTAATGCCTTTGACAAATGTCTCAACACTTTTTAAGGTTTCCTTATATCCATATTTCTCTGGGTCAAATGATCCCAATTCCAATTTCTCCAAAACATCATTGTGTATTGTTTTTAACAAAAACATTAAAGTAGTAAATTTTACCCTATTTTTGTGAATTGTTAGTGTTTTAAGTGAACTGTTAATCATCAGAGATTCAGCTAATGGCAGTACATCTTCACATGATCCCATATCAGACTCTATAACTAACTCTTTAAGTGTTTTGGTGTTCTTTAGTATGCAGGCTACACCTGGTATCCACTTATAAAAACAGAAGTAACCAAATGTAAGCTTAAATCTTTCAATGCTCTTGTTATGACTAATAGCAATTAGCACATCATTTTTGTAAGCGGAGCGTAGACCCCAATGATTTATGCAGATTTCAAGATTGTTCACTGTGGTGGTTTCAGCTATAGCGTTGTAGACTAGTTCACTATCCATAAAGTTAGACTTGACCTTGTGTAATGCAGCAGCAATGATTGGGCAAGATAACATAGTAGCACCTACCCACCGCAATCCAAACTTCATTGTTACTGTCAGTGATGATAAGATTACATGAACTCCTTCATCTTTCAGACCATAATTACCTGACAACTCAATACTGGTGAGTGTTGGATGATCAGTAGCTATCAGTCTTTTTAGGTAGTTAGCACCAACTGTAGTGATCTTATTATCCCTCAAGTCAATATGTTGGAGTGCTGTGTTATTGATCAAATGGTACATTAAGCCTTCCACTCCAGTGTCCTCAATGTCATTCTCACTAAGATCAATAGACACAATGGAGTTATTATGATGCAACATTTCACCAATCTTGTCTGCTCCTGCACTATTTAGACTACAATGTTGCATTCTGAAATCACaaaccaggggcgtagccaggattttttgaaggggggttccagcaccagcattgagttactagtagggctgggcggtttctcggtattatagtaataccgcggtattgcaatgaaacgatatctgtatcgcgtagatttcggtgaaacgataatatcacgatatcgatattattacgatttttagtgtttgtgacagcttattaagcccttaagattgttataatgcacctcaaataatcacgtgatactactgcaaacaaggacctagtactagctagtcattttttttttacaaagatcgagatactctaatagaacagtcagctaggatcgagataccctaataaagcagtcagctactctaatatagcagtcatgtttaataaccgcgataaatagtaatatcgtgatatatttctgcacgatatatcgtgaagcgaaactccaataccgcccagccctagttactagaagcaggggtctgggggcgcagcccccagccgctgggagactttcaatattttaataaatcaaaactcagcaaattgctatattttatgcaaaaaagtacattaattatgatgcattaagtgcccctgggataaaggtagtactagataaagtcacctagtggaaacagacagcataacacatagagagaacacatatagtaatctgtaagcgatggttatatctcactgtggtataggagccatgaatccactgatacaaatgacaatcaaaacaataatactatacaaatatgcatagcatgaattcattttgcataacacaaatgataaattactggagctctatatctttaaacactgcacactaaagctatagcagtataaggtcatgctaagttttgcatttaatgttggaatgtctgaaaaacttcatatggacatggatatttaaatgcatgttctattagagtatacctgactgctctattagagtatatacctgactgctctattagagtatatcgatctttttaacaagttttgaagagggctcatgttacctctgtaaatccttccctgagagatgaatataagttttatcaattgttgtgctgtgccattacactatattgctcactcattttgtcctaccacactaaatggtgtgttaggatcctgcttgcagaagtctaaatttcaCAGgaggggttcctgaaccccccggaaccccccctccctacgcccctgcaaaC
Encoded here:
- the LOC136267442 gene encoding leucine-rich repeat-containing protein 74B-like, with the protein product MQHCSLNSAGADKIGEMLHHNNSIVSIDLSENDIEDTGVEGLMYHLINNTALQHIDLRDNKITTVGANYLKRLIATDHPTLTSIELSGNYGLKDEGVHVILSSLTVTMKFGLRWVGATMLSCPIIAAALHKVKSNFMDSELVYNAIAETTTVNNLEICINHWGLRSAYKNDVLIAISHNKSIERFKLTFGYFCFYKWIPGVACILKNTKTLKELVIESDMGSCEDVLPLAESLMINSSLKTLTIHKNRVKFTTLMFLLKTIHNDVLEKLELGSFDPEKYGYKETLKSVETFVKGINEAARRAAGVSCTLNVVL